Proteins encoded within one genomic window of Cellulomonas flavigena DSM 20109:
- a CDS encoding DUF881 domain-containing protein — translation MTPTADVRAPRTRRRGLGRGAVSVGLVLGLSGLMFTVNARSSAGTDDRHPQDLRELTQKQSATVERLSSEVDLLRAEVEQLTAEQNALAGRPAVQPRAGDVVASGSVPVSGRGLTVTMDDAPVDARREALSPDLLVVHQQDIQAVMNALWAGGAEAMGLMDQRVVSTTGVQCQGNVLRLHGRMYSPPFVISVVGDPERLRAALDADGAVSVYVRDAGDLGLGWDVQDRDTVDLPAYSGATELTWARVPDDVEVLPGYPATEPADAAPPVAAAPAAEGGLL, via the coding sequence ATGACGCCGACCGCCGACGTCCGCGCGCCTCGCACGCGACGCCGGGGCCTGGGAAGGGGCGCGGTCTCCGTCGGTCTCGTGCTGGGCCTGTCCGGGCTGATGTTCACGGTGAACGCGCGCAGCAGCGCCGGCACCGACGACCGCCACCCGCAGGACCTGCGCGAGCTCACCCAGAAGCAGTCGGCCACCGTGGAACGCCTCTCGTCCGAGGTCGACCTGCTGCGCGCGGAGGTCGAGCAGCTCACCGCCGAGCAGAACGCGCTCGCCGGACGGCCTGCGGTGCAGCCGCGCGCCGGCGACGTCGTCGCGAGCGGCTCGGTGCCCGTGAGCGGGCGCGGGCTGACCGTCACGATGGACGACGCGCCCGTCGACGCCCGCCGCGAGGCCCTCAGCCCCGACCTGCTCGTCGTCCACCAGCAGGACATCCAGGCCGTGATGAACGCCCTGTGGGCCGGCGGAGCCGAGGCGATGGGCCTCATGGACCAGCGTGTCGTGTCGACGACGGGAGTGCAGTGCCAGGGCAACGTCCTGCGGCTGCACGGCCGCATGTACTCGCCGCCGTTCGTCATCTCGGTCGTCGGGGACCCCGAGCGCCTGCGCGCCGCCCTCGACGCCGACGGCGCCGTGAGCGTGTACGTCCGCGACGCGGGTGACCTGGGCCTGGGCTGGGACGTCCAGGACCGAGACACGGTCGACCTGCCCGCGTACTCCGGCGCCACGGAGCTGACCTGGGCGCGCGTGCCGGACGACGTCGAGGTGCTGCCCGGCTACCCCGCCACCGAGCCCGCCGACGCAGCCCCACCCGTGGCCGCCGCCCCGGCTGCCGAGGGAGGGCTCCTGTGA
- a CDS encoding serine/threonine-protein kinase, producing MRTAPGVALGGGRYRLLRRIAVGGMGEVWEANDDALARAVAVKVLRDEFAGDPGFLERFRTEARNSAALHHPHIAALFDYGEQDGSAYLVMELVVGEPLSDLLEREPVLPARRLLPMLAQTARGLHAAHLAGVVHRDVKPGNILIARSGKVKITDFGVSLAADQKTMTATGMVMGTAQYLSPEQAVGRPATPLSDLYSLGVVAYEGLAGKRPFTGPTAVDIAVAHVNDPVPPLPASVDRKLAALVMRLLSKEPTDRPASGEELAGLFDRLMPQTPPSGVAVLVGKPTRAREARRSTPPPAAPEQTPDGHDGPPSYPPSRRERAGRGPRDATLQDGTRRNRHAVDEGPLDGVLATAMGWVRRLRLPLVALVLVLVALLGAALADRLLGSAPVEPTGGVLVVAEYPRGGPPGGMIAAEPTRDGAPARADAVPARNGDPRPTEVKDS from the coding sequence GGGGTCGCGCTCGGCGGAGGCCGCTACCGCCTGCTGCGCCGCATCGCCGTCGGCGGCATGGGCGAGGTGTGGGAGGCCAACGACGACGCGCTCGCGCGTGCGGTGGCCGTGAAGGTCCTGCGCGACGAGTTCGCGGGCGACCCCGGTTTCCTCGAGCGCTTCCGCACCGAGGCGCGCAACTCGGCCGCGCTGCACCACCCGCACATCGCGGCGCTGTTCGACTACGGCGAGCAGGACGGTTCGGCGTACCTCGTCATGGAGCTCGTCGTCGGCGAGCCGCTGTCCGACCTGCTCGAGCGTGAGCCCGTGCTGCCTGCGCGACGGCTGCTGCCGATGCTCGCGCAGACGGCCCGTGGTCTGCACGCCGCGCACCTGGCCGGGGTCGTGCACCGTGACGTGAAGCCGGGCAACATCCTCATCGCCCGCTCCGGCAAGGTGAAGATCACCGACTTCGGCGTCTCGCTGGCTGCCGACCAGAAGACGATGACGGCCACCGGCATGGTCATGGGTACCGCCCAGTACCTGTCCCCCGAGCAGGCCGTCGGCCGCCCGGCGACCCCGCTGTCCGACCTGTACTCGCTCGGTGTCGTCGCCTACGAGGGACTGGCCGGCAAGCGGCCGTTCACGGGGCCGACCGCCGTGGACATCGCGGTCGCGCACGTCAACGACCCGGTGCCGCCGCTGCCGGCGTCCGTCGACCGCAAGCTCGCGGCGCTCGTGATGCGGCTGCTCTCGAAGGAGCCGACCGACCGTCCCGCGTCGGGCGAGGAGCTCGCGGGCCTGTTCGACCGCCTCATGCCGCAGACCCCGCCGTCGGGCGTCGCGGTGCTCGTCGGCAAGCCGACGCGGGCGCGCGAGGCCCGCCGGTCGACGCCGCCGCCCGCGGCGCCGGAGCAGACGCCGGACGGTCACGACGGGCCCCCGTCCTACCCGCCGTCGCGGCGCGAGCGCGCCGGGCGCGGACCGCGTGACGCCACCCTGCAGGACGGTACGCGCCGCAACCGGCACGCCGTCGACGAAGGCCCGTTGGACGGTGTCCTGGCGACGGCGATGGGCTGGGTGCGGCGGCTGCGCCTGCCGCTGGTGGCGCTCGTGCTCGTGCTCGTCGCGCTGCTCGGCGCCGCGCTGGCCGACCGGCTCCTGGGCTCCGCGCCCGTGGAACCCACCGGCGGCGTCCTCGTCGTCGCCGAGTACCCTCGTGGCGGCCCACCAGGTGGGATGATCGCCGCAGAACCGACCCGGGACGGCGCACCCGCCCGGGCAGACGCGGTGCCGGCACGCAACGGTGACCCGCGACCGACGGAAGTGAAGGACTCCTAG
- a CDS encoding aminodeoxychorismate/anthranilate synthase component II, translating to MTRILVVDNYDSFVYTIVGYLDQLGAKTEVVRNDAVPPAAERAGYDGVLISPGPGTPSDAGQSMQVIRDCAAAGTPMLGVCLGHQALGEVFGGTVTHAPELMHGKTSPVEHGGQGVLAGLPSPFTATRYHSLAVVDGTFSDELEVTARTNGIVMGLQHRELPLHGVQFHPESVLTEGGHRLLANWLQVCGAADAVERSQGLHPLVRL from the coding sequence ATGACGCGGATCCTCGTCGTCGACAACTACGACTCGTTCGTCTACACGATCGTCGGCTACCTCGACCAGCTCGGCGCGAAGACCGAGGTCGTGCGCAACGACGCCGTGCCGCCCGCCGCCGAGCGCGCCGGGTACGACGGTGTGCTGATCTCGCCCGGGCCCGGCACACCGTCCGACGCGGGCCAGAGCATGCAGGTCATCCGCGACTGCGCCGCCGCCGGCACCCCCATGCTCGGGGTCTGCCTGGGGCACCAGGCGCTCGGCGAGGTCTTCGGCGGCACCGTGACGCACGCGCCGGAGCTCATGCACGGCAAGACCAGCCCGGTCGAGCACGGCGGGCAGGGCGTGCTGGCCGGCCTGCCGTCGCCGTTCACCGCGACGCGCTACCACTCGCTCGCCGTCGTCGACGGCACGTTCTCCGACGAGCTCGAGGTCACCGCGCGCACCAACGGCATCGTCATGGGCCTGCAGCACCGCGAGCTGCCGCTGCACGGCGTGCAGTTCCACCCCGAGTCCGTGCTCACCGAGGGCGGTCACCGCCTGCTCGCCAACTGGCTGCAGGTGTGCGGCGCGGCGGACGCCGTCGAGCGCTCGCAGGGGCTGCACCCGCTCGTGCGGCTCTGA
- the pknB gene encoding Stk1 family PASTA domain-containing Ser/Thr kinase, translating into MVDDGSRILAGRYQVGELIGRGGMAEVHIGHDTRLGRTVAIKILRSDLARDPSFQARFRREAQSAAALNHPAIVAVYDTGEDVFTEPNGQVAHVPFIVMEYVEGHTVRDILRDGHAVPIDEGIEIAAGVLSALEYSHHAGIVHRDIKPANVMITPTGAVKVMDFGIARAVADSAATMTQTQAVIGTAQYLSPEQARGEQVDARSDLYSTGCLLFELLTGRPPFVGDSPVAVAYQHVREVPPVPSAIASDLPETLDRITLKALAKERDARYSTAAEFRADLEAVLRGGHVNAPAVGAALATLPTGDATQVMAPPVATTQAMPPATAPWGATGLAATMTGTPPDGDEDEKRPWLIWVLVAVAVLAVGGIVWAILANQDPPEDPTVEIPPVAGMTQEEAFAALREVDLRPVPAQEPSTEFEANLATRTDPPEGTPVDKEAEVRVYISSGPSEVTVPDVTDLTEAEAVDALEAAGLTVSPTRQSEDHPTIAKGRVVRTEPAANAPVKAGAEVTLIVGSGTVTVPDVRGKHQEDAIPELEALGLRVSTSREESNEPEGTVVTQDRVDAIVPQGTTVNLGIAEPSSTATVPTNLRSMTYDDAVAALAAVGLTNVTREEVQSDEPQGTVVSTEPSGGTKIAKEQQVKIRVSRGPGGGNNGGGGGGGNTPTPTPTN; encoded by the coding sequence GTGGTGGACGACGGATCCCGCATCCTCGCCGGCAGGTATCAGGTCGGCGAGCTCATCGGGCGCGGCGGCATGGCCGAGGTGCACATCGGGCACGACACGCGCCTCGGGCGCACCGTCGCCATCAAGATCCTGCGCTCCGACCTTGCGCGCGACCCGTCCTTCCAGGCACGGTTCCGCCGCGAGGCGCAGTCCGCGGCGGCGCTCAACCACCCGGCGATCGTGGCGGTGTACGACACCGGCGAGGACGTCTTCACCGAGCCCAACGGCCAGGTCGCACACGTGCCGTTCATCGTCATGGAGTACGTCGAGGGCCACACCGTGCGGGACATCCTGCGCGACGGCCACGCCGTGCCGATCGACGAGGGCATCGAGATCGCCGCGGGCGTGCTCTCGGCGCTCGAGTACTCGCACCACGCGGGCATCGTGCACCGCGACATCAAGCCTGCGAACGTCATGATCACGCCCACGGGCGCGGTCAAGGTCATGGACTTCGGCATCGCGCGCGCGGTCGCGGACTCCGCGGCGACGATGACGCAGACGCAGGCCGTGATCGGCACCGCGCAGTACCTCTCCCCCGAGCAGGCGCGCGGCGAGCAGGTCGACGCCCGCTCCGACCTGTACTCCACGGGCTGCCTGCTGTTCGAGCTGCTCACGGGCCGTCCGCCGTTCGTCGGGGACTCCCCCGTGGCCGTGGCCTACCAGCACGTGCGCGAGGTCCCGCCGGTGCCGAGCGCGATCGCGTCGGACCTGCCCGAGACGCTCGACCGCATCACGCTCAAGGCGCTGGCCAAGGAGCGCGACGCGCGCTACTCGACGGCGGCGGAGTTCCGTGCCGACCTCGAGGCCGTGCTGCGCGGCGGGCACGTCAACGCACCCGCCGTCGGTGCCGCGCTGGCGACCCTGCCCACGGGTGACGCGACGCAGGTCATGGCGCCGCCGGTCGCGACGACGCAGGCGATGCCGCCGGCGACCGCCCCGTGGGGCGCGACGGGCCTGGCGGCGACGATGACCGGGACCCCGCCCGACGGCGACGAGGACGAGAAGCGCCCCTGGCTCATCTGGGTGCTCGTGGCCGTGGCCGTGCTGGCCGTGGGCGGCATCGTGTGGGCGATCCTGGCGAACCAGGACCCGCCCGAGGACCCCACCGTGGAGATCCCCCCCGTGGCGGGCATGACGCAGGAGGAGGCGTTCGCGGCGCTGCGCGAGGTCGACCTGCGACCGGTCCCCGCGCAGGAGCCCAGCACCGAGTTCGAGGCGAACCTCGCGACCCGCACCGACCCGCCCGAGGGCACGCCGGTGGACAAGGAGGCGGAGGTCCGGGTGTACATCTCGTCCGGCCCGTCCGAGGTGACGGTGCCCGACGTCACGGACCTGACCGAGGCGGAGGCCGTCGACGCGCTCGAGGCCGCCGGTCTCACGGTGTCGCCGACGCGGCAGAGCGAGGACCACCCGACGATCGCGAAGGGCCGGGTCGTCAGGACCGAGCCCGCCGCGAACGCGCCCGTCAAGGCCGGTGCCGAGGTCACGCTGATCGTGGGCTCCGGCACCGTGACCGTCCCCGACGTGCGCGGCAAGCACCAGGAGGACGCCATCCCCGAGCTCGAGGCGCTCGGCCTGCGCGTCAGCACGTCGCGCGAGGAGTCGAACGAGCCCGAGGGCACGGTCGTCACCCAGGACCGCGTCGACGCGATCGTGCCGCAGGGCACCACGGTGAACCTCGGCATCGCCGAGCCCTCCAGCACGGCGACCGTGCCGACCAACCTGCGCAGCATGACGTACGACGACGCGGTGGCAGCCCTGGCGGCCGTCGGCCTGACGAACGTCACCCGCGAGGAGGTGCAGTCCGACGAGCCGCAGGGCACGGTCGTCTCGACCGAGCCGAGCGGTGGGACGAAGATCGCCAAGGAGCAGCAGGTCAAGATCCGGGTGTCGCGGGGTCCCGGTGGCGGCAACAACGGCGGGGGCGGCGGGGGCGGCAACACCCCGACGCCGACACCGACCAACTGA
- a CDS encoding class E sortase — MSATSVRPPAHARTPRAAGGASFVYGLVGVVGELLITVGVLLLGFLVWQLWWTDVEGNAAQAEIVREMNYTPPPPADDGGIRIAEPRRDEPPVPDEPGHAEQIAQFVTPRWAGEQLRPISQGTDRPTVLDVLGIGHYEGTAMPGGLGNFALAGHRVTFGKPFNRIEELQIGDALVVRTKDTWYVYKATATEVVLPRDVRVIWPVPNQEGVEPTERYITLTTCHPMFSARERYVVHGVLDYWAPTADGVPAELAEMVESGQLDLSGGTA, encoded by the coding sequence GTGAGCGCGACGAGCGTGCGCCCGCCCGCGCACGCCCGCACCCCCCGCGCGGCCGGCGGGGCGTCGTTCGTCTACGGCCTCGTCGGGGTGGTGGGCGAGCTGCTCATCACCGTCGGCGTGCTGCTCCTCGGCTTCCTGGTGTGGCAGCTGTGGTGGACCGACGTCGAGGGCAACGCCGCGCAGGCCGAGATCGTGCGCGAGATGAACTACACGCCTCCGCCCCCGGCCGACGACGGCGGGATCCGGATCGCCGAGCCCCGCCGCGACGAGCCGCCCGTCCCGGACGAGCCGGGCCACGCCGAGCAGATCGCGCAGTTCGTCACACCCCGGTGGGCCGGCGAGCAGCTGCGCCCCATCTCGCAGGGCACCGACCGCCCGACCGTGCTCGACGTGCTCGGCATCGGCCACTACGAGGGCACGGCGATGCCGGGCGGCCTCGGGAACTTCGCCCTCGCGGGCCACCGCGTGACCTTCGGGAAGCCGTTCAACCGCATCGAGGAGCTGCAGATCGGCGACGCGCTGGTCGTGCGCACCAAGGACACCTGGTACGTCTACAAGGCGACGGCGACGGAGGTCGTGCTGCCGCGCGACGTGCGGGTCATCTGGCCGGTGCCCAACCAGGAGGGCGTCGAGCCCACCGAGCGCTACATCACGCTGACGACCTGCCACCCGATGTTCTCCGCACGCGAGCGGTACGTCGTGCACGGCGTGCTCGACTACTGGGCGCCCACCGCGGACGGCGTCCCCGCCGAGCTCGCCGAGATGGTCGAGTCCGGGCAGCTCGACCTGTCGGGCGGCACCGCGTGA
- a CDS encoding cell division protein CrgA: protein MPESKSRKKATYTPPPVKASAPKPLPRWYLPLSLGLMILGLVSLVVTYLSSGAALPVPGIGQWNLAVGFSIIIVGFGMLTRWR, encoded by the coding sequence GTGCCCGAGTCGAAGTCGCGCAAGAAGGCGACGTACACCCCGCCGCCCGTCAAGGCGTCCGCGCCGAAGCCGCTCCCGCGCTGGTACCTGCCGCTGTCCCTGGGCCTGATGATCCTGGGCCTGGTGTCGCTGGTCGTCACGTACCTGTCCAGCGGTGCCGCGCTCCCCGTGCCCGGCATCGGCCAGTGGAACCTCGCGGTCGGCTTCTCGATCATCATCGTCGGCTTCGGGATGCTCACCCGCTGGCGCTGA